A section of the Paenibacillus yonginensis genome encodes:
- a CDS encoding ABC transporter ATP-binding protein has product MREQTSRGRGQLLDQEELSGESRRNQDNGLIRPGQSVLEVRHLRKKIGRRWIIEDVTFNVLAGEIFGFLGPNGAGKTTTIRMLVDLIKPTKGTIEICGYDVRRQPEQALARIGAIVENPEVYPYLTGWENLEQFARMLPGVDAARIQEVVELVRLDQRIHDKVRTYSLGMRQRLGIAQALLGRPKLLILDEPTNGLDPKGIKEMRDFIRRLAEQGMAVFVSSHLLSEIQLLCDRVAIISSGRVLAVGCVDELIANQSNYVVWEAEPRVRVVELLKRSGIPIIPQPEAVLDDSVMAGIAPDAVICQMESSRMADFVESFTAEGLRIQSVYKLNPTLEQLFLEMTEGETIE; this is encoded by the coding sequence ATGCGGGAACAAACCTCAAGGGGCCGCGGACAACTTTTGGATCAGGAGGAGCTAAGCGGCGAAAGCCGGAGAAACCAGGACAATGGGCTGATCCGGCCGGGACAATCCGTTTTGGAAGTGCGCCATCTCCGGAAGAAAATCGGCAGGAGATGGATCATTGAGGATGTCACGTTCAACGTTTTGGCCGGAGAGATTTTTGGCTTTCTGGGACCCAATGGGGCCGGTAAAACAACCACGATCCGTATGCTGGTGGATCTGATCAAGCCCACCAAGGGAACGATAGAAATCTGCGGGTATGATGTCCGGCGCCAGCCAGAGCAGGCGCTTGCCAGGATCGGGGCTATCGTTGAGAATCCGGAGGTTTATCCTTATTTGACCGGTTGGGAGAATCTTGAGCAATTTGCGCGGATGCTGCCTGGCGTCGATGCCGCCCGGATTCAAGAGGTCGTGGAGCTGGTCCGGCTGGACCAGCGGATTCATGATAAGGTGCGGACTTATTCGCTTGGGATGCGGCAGCGGCTCGGGATTGCCCAAGCGCTGCTCGGCAGGCCGAAACTGTTGATTCTCGATGAACCGACCAATGGACTGGATCCGAAAGGAATCAAAGAGATGAGGGATTTCATCCGCAGGCTGGCCGAGCAGGGGATGGCGGTATTTGTGTCGAGCCATTTGCTCAGCGAGATTCAGCTGCTGTGCGACCGGGTAGCTATTATCAGCTCAGGGCGGGTTCTGGCGGTTGGCTGCGTTGACGAACTGATTGCGAACCAATCCAATTATGTCGTTTGGGAAGCGGAGCCGCGTGTCCGCGTAGTTGAGCTTCTGAAGCGGTCCGGAATCCCGATTATCCCGCAGCCGGAAGCGGTGCTGGACGATTCGGTGATGGCGGGCATCGCGCCGGATGCGGTCATCTGCCAGATGGAAAGCAGCAGGATGGCCGATTTTGTGGAAAGCTTTACGGCGGAAGGGCTCAGAATCCAGTCGGTTTACAAACTTAATCCTACGCTGGAACAGCTGTTCCTCGAGATGACGGAAGGTGAAACCATTGAATAA
- a CDS encoding cache domain-containing sensor histidine kinase → MIIMRNNRIIRGIERSWLWRRLKLDYWPLRYQLGLLFLAIGILPSLCLSVLVNWTAGRIVEQQVAGQTQQLIGKVNQTLDNDMENLQNITYLIGFDNKVQAFLEGRTAADGHAGADPRGGAAKGGGKPDLSGEMRDGEALTAGTEGTAEVPNNEDQTLYDLKKYLQNFTTLYPEIAGILVVNAKGDYISNELYAKKTQSLTEDAWYKAAAAKEGIFTILGQPSGRNLASHVLYRDNEVITVVRSLADPKTKRVTGVVLIDLKLWAVSKAARDVKLGKTGYLMVTERSGKNIYLPDAPYLSELPASWFGASDTGTFTRTVGGQRMQFIFASSAFTGWRTVGVFLTRESAAEVRQIHFYVICFMFLVGLFGLTASLLLSQSISRPIRQLRSFMSVAEEGDLTVRYRGGRRDEIGLLGRSFNRMLTRIQRLMELNETKERQKREAELRSLQAHIKPHFLYNTLDTIHWMAKRKGAEDVSGMVESLSKLFRIGLSKGGDIIPVTEELEHIRSYLQIQQTRYKGRLEVTILVNPETEEFPVLKLLLQPVVENAIYHGIKARRGPGSVDIHIFKEKDVLILRVADNGAGMPPPRLAELRKKLKEPLEAMERLAGSAERAGQSYGLLNVQARLRLAFGEQAGIELESAEGEGTRVTIRHPLLAQLPSTGPHQRKQEGEVG, encoded by the coding sequence ATGATTATTATGCGAAATAACCGGATAATCAGAGGGATCGAACGATCGTGGCTGTGGCGCAGACTGAAGCTGGATTACTGGCCGCTGCGTTATCAGCTCGGCCTTTTATTTCTGGCCATCGGCATTCTCCCGTCTCTATGCTTGTCCGTTCTCGTGAACTGGACGGCAGGACGGATTGTGGAGCAACAGGTGGCGGGTCAAACCCAGCAGTTGATCGGCAAAGTAAACCAGACGCTTGATAATGACATGGAAAATTTGCAGAACATCACCTATTTGATAGGTTTCGATAATAAAGTTCAGGCTTTTCTGGAAGGCCGAACCGCTGCGGACGGGCACGCGGGGGCCGACCCCCGCGGCGGAGCAGCAAAGGGGGGCGGTAAGCCGGACCTGAGCGGAGAGATGAGGGACGGGGAAGCTTTGACAGCAGGAACGGAAGGGACGGCTGAGGTGCCTAATAATGAAGATCAGACCCTGTACGACCTGAAAAAATATTTGCAAAACTTCACGACACTTTATCCGGAGATCGCGGGCATTTTGGTCGTAAACGCTAAAGGAGATTACATCAGCAACGAGCTGTACGCCAAGAAGACGCAAAGCTTGACCGAAGATGCCTGGTACAAAGCTGCGGCGGCTAAGGAAGGCATTTTTACGATCTTGGGCCAGCCGAGCGGCCGGAATTTGGCCTCGCATGTGCTTTACAGGGACAATGAGGTCATTACGGTCGTCCGTTCCCTGGCGGACCCTAAAACCAAACGGGTTACCGGGGTGGTGCTGATTGACCTTAAGCTTTGGGCCGTTTCGAAAGCGGCCAGGGACGTCAAACTTGGCAAAACCGGTTATTTGATGGTCACTGAAAGAAGCGGCAAAAATATTTACTTGCCTGACGCTCCTTATCTTTCCGAACTGCCGGCCTCCTGGTTTGGTGCCTCAGATACCGGTACGTTCACCCGGACCGTCGGCGGCCAAAGGATGCAGTTTATTTTTGCGAGTTCGGCGTTTACCGGCTGGAGGACGGTGGGGGTGTTTTTAACCCGGGAATCGGCGGCGGAGGTAAGGCAGATCCATTTTTATGTCATCTGTTTTATGTTTTTGGTCGGTTTGTTCGGATTGACGGCCTCCCTGCTTCTGTCGCAGTCCATTTCCAGGCCGATCCGCCAGCTGCGCTCTTTCATGAGCGTGGCGGAGGAAGGCGATTTAACGGTACGCTACCGGGGAGGCAGACGGGACGAAATCGGGCTGCTCGGCAGAAGCTTCAACCGGATGCTGACCCGGATCCAAAGGCTGATGGAGCTGAACGAAACCAAAGAGCGGCAGAAAAGGGAAGCAGAGCTGCGCAGTTTGCAGGCGCATATTAAACCCCATTTTTTATACAACACGCTGGATACGATTCACTGGATGGCCAAACGAAAAGGGGCGGAAGACGTCTCCGGCATGGTGGAATCGTTATCCAAGCTGTTTCGGATCGGGCTCAGCAAAGGCGGAGATATCATTCCTGTGACCGAAGAGCTGGAGCATATTAGGAGTTATCTGCAAATTCAGCAGACGCGTTACAAAGGCCGGCTAGAGGTGACGATCCTCGTAAATCCGGAAACCGAGGAATTCCCGGTATTAAAGCTGCTGCTGCAGCCTGTGGTCGAAAATGCGATTTATCACGGGATCAAGGCGCGGCGCGGGCCGGGCAGCGTGGATATCCATATTTTTAAAGAAAAAGACGTTTTGATCTTAAGGGTCGCAGATAACGGGGCAGGCATGCCGCCGCCAAGGCTGGCAGAGCTGCGCAAAAAACTGAAAGAACCGCTTGAAGCGATGGAACGACTGGCAGGGTCCGCGGAGCGGGCGGGACAAAGCTATGGCCTATTGAACGTTCAGGCCAGGCTCCGGCTGGCCTTTGGCGAACAGGCCGGCATCGAGCTTGAGAGTGCGGAAGGCGAGGGAACCCGGGTAACCATCCGGCATCCGCTGCTCGCTCAGCTGCCTTCCACCGGGCCGCATCAAAGGAAACAGGAGGGTGAGGTTGGATGA
- a CDS encoding GNAT family N-acetyltransferase produces the protein MLEIKKLKSCTLEEAVKAWNDGFEGYAFDATTTPDAFLKRMAAEELSSELSIVGFQDGIPAGLVLNGIREADGHKIGWNGGTGVAAEFRGTGVGRQLIEAALTLFQENGVHLATLEALSQNTPAIALYQKAGYVQADELEHLSLKGPAERLLGKPEAEGYDFVRIPPAHISKIPFYKSLNPWQTQWQSAREGQAAAAKDREGHVVGYAYWKKIFNPAGEHAATVLYQCEAEPGNPEAVSILKGLVWQAFGDLQDTINRTIPNLPKNGSALTGLVLRSLGFTPVVEQVYMTKNLQK, from the coding sequence TTGCTGGAGATCAAAAAACTTAAATCCTGCACCCTGGAAGAGGCCGTGAAAGCCTGGAACGACGGATTCGAAGGATACGCATTTGATGCCACGACAACGCCGGACGCGTTTCTGAAACGGATGGCGGCGGAAGAGCTGTCCAGCGAATTGTCCATCGTTGGTTTTCAGGACGGCATACCTGCCGGCCTGGTTTTGAACGGAATCCGCGAGGCGGATGGCCATAAAATCGGCTGGAACGGGGGAACCGGTGTTGCTGCCGAGTTTCGGGGCACCGGGGTCGGCCGGCAGCTGATCGAAGCCGCCTTGACTCTTTTTCAGGAAAACGGCGTACACCTTGCTACGCTGGAAGCGCTGAGCCAGAACACGCCTGCCATCGCCTTATATCAAAAAGCAGGTTATGTACAGGCGGACGAGTTGGAGCATTTAAGCTTGAAGGGCCCCGCCGAGCGGCTGCTCGGCAAACCTGAAGCGGAAGGGTACGATTTTGTCCGGATTCCTCCGGCCCATATCTCCAAAATCCCGTTTTATAAATCTTTGAACCCGTGGCAAACCCAATGGCAAAGCGCGAGAGAAGGACAAGCAGCCGCGGCGAAGGACCGGGAGGGTCATGTTGTCGGATATGCCTATTGGAAAAAGATTTTTAATCCGGCCGGCGAACACGCGGCAACCGTGCTGTATCAATGCGAAGCCGAGCCCGGCAATCCGGAGGCTGTTTCGATTCTAAAGGGACTGGTCTGGCAGGCGTTCGGAGACCTTCAGGACACGATCAACCGGACGATTCCCAACCTTCCGAAGAACGGAAGCGCACTCACGGGACTTGTGCTGAGGAGCCTGGGTTTTACCCCGGTCGTTGAACAGGTATATATGACAAAAAACCTGCAAAAATGA
- a CDS encoding CAP domain-containing protein yields the protein MQKNRSKSSWYKRAAWTAVSLAFSTMLAIGPSQAGAAPVTALSTAQVKYAQIQADNSAQVVKLVNQIRQKAGLKPLVIHTNLTKMAKNKVMDMYNHKYFSHTSPKYGSPFDMMDSYKISFRYAGENLAKGQKTPSEVVKDWMNSPDHRKNMLNPNYTLIGVGYYNGYWSQEFVGK from the coding sequence ATGCAGAAGAACAGAAGTAAGAGTAGTTGGTACAAACGAGCAGCATGGACAGCCGTTTCTTTAGCCTTCTCTACTATGTTGGCCATAGGGCCAAGCCAGGCCGGAGCCGCTCCGGTTACCGCCCTATCGACGGCACAGGTTAAGTACGCCCAGATCCAGGCCGACAATTCGGCCCAGGTGGTCAAGCTGGTCAACCAAATCCGTCAGAAAGCCGGGTTGAAACCTTTGGTCATTCACACCAACCTGACGAAAATGGCAAAAAACAAAGTAATGGATATGTACAATCACAAGTATTTCAGCCACACCTCCCCGAAGTACGGTTCTCCATTTGATATGATGGACAGCTACAAAATCTCGTTTAGGTATGCAGGCGAGAATCTCGCCAAAGGACAAAAAACGCCGTCGGAAGTCGTGAAAGACTGGATGAACAGTCCGGACCACCGGAAAAACATGCTCAATCCCAACTACACGCTTATCGGAGTCGGCTACTATAACGGGTATTGGTCTCAGGAATTCGTCGGGAAATAA
- a CDS encoding ABC transporter permease, giving the protein MNNLLPLIKNETIKMVRKKRFYVILLVLVVLVPMFTYAQMKVAERNKEKFGDDWRRSVQQAITDNQNSLGSSRIPDEWKKYRQIYIQQMKYYLDHDVNPQQPGGVTFTREFMDNASSLFIPLLIMGIASDIVSSERTSGTIKMLLTKPVRRWKVLLSKLITLFMFVSLTVASAFVICYAISGLVFGYQGFTMPVFTGFQLDGSDVDLSGVHAVPQWLYLFMQLGLIWFVSLVVSMLAFMISVLVRSTSASIVIMMAALIAGSILTNMASAWESAKYLFMVNLELTDYLSGTPAPIEGMTLGFSLAVLAIWGAASLVVSFIVFTKQDILN; this is encoded by the coding sequence TTGAATAACCTCCTCCCGCTGATAAAGAACGAGACGATAAAAATGGTCCGTAAAAAGCGTTTTTACGTAATTTTGCTTGTCCTTGTCGTGTTGGTGCCGATGTTTACTTACGCACAGATGAAGGTGGCCGAGCGGAACAAGGAGAAATTCGGCGACGACTGGCGCAGATCCGTCCAGCAGGCCATCACGGACAACCAGAATTCGCTTGGAAGTTCGCGGATCCCGGATGAATGGAAGAAATATCGTCAAATCTATATTCAGCAAATGAAATATTATTTGGATCATGACGTAAACCCGCAGCAGCCGGGCGGCGTTACTTTTACGAGAGAGTTTATGGACAACGCCTCTTCCTTGTTTATCCCGCTGCTGATTATGGGAATTGCTTCGGATATTGTATCCTCGGAACGAACGTCGGGCACGATTAAAATGCTGCTGACCAAACCCGTCCGGAGATGGAAGGTGCTGCTCAGCAAGCTGATCACCTTGTTTATGTTCGTTTCGCTGACCGTCGCTTCGGCGTTTGTGATCTGCTATGCCATTTCCGGCCTTGTGTTTGGGTATCAAGGGTTTACGATGCCGGTCTTTACCGGATTTCAGCTTGATGGGAGCGATGTCGACCTTTCGGGTGTGCATGCGGTTCCGCAATGGCTGTATCTGTTTATGCAGCTTGGGCTGATCTGGTTTGTCAGTCTGGTGGTCTCCATGCTCGCCTTCATGATCTCCGTTCTGGTGCGGAGCACCTCGGCCAGCATCGTTATCATGATGGCTGCCTTGATTGCCGGCAGTATTCTCACGAATATGGCCTCCGCGTGGGAAAGCGCCAAATATTTGTTTATGGTCAACCTGGAATTGACCGATTATTTATCGGGAACACCAGCTCCCATTGAAGGGATGACGCTTGGTTTCTCCCTGGCTGTACTGGCGATTTGGGGGGCGGCTTCACTAGTTGTTTCCTTCATTGTCTTTACGAAACAGGATATATTGAATTAA
- a CDS encoding response regulator transcription factor: MKPAPYRVLIADDETIIREGIRDSVDWESLGMEVAAEAEDGEEAYERALELNVQMVLVDMNMPFMDGITLMKNLRTPLPDCRFVIITGHDEFAYAQEAIRLGVEDYILKPVNGEQLLKVLERIRNELDQVRKQTEYLKQASEQIRKNIPLLQSRFGQEWINGSLSGEEISEQLQFLGLPGEGPVQLGVTRWPELAASPSILRESDRQLLLFALENITAELASSCRHMLFRDSTGMLVTLFWDLVKEELSLEVERAARDYLKISVHSRILPVTGDLTSVRQAYCAAKDAVSQEVHLSPLVRRAKQQMLEEYGDPGLTLESFANRLQVSSVYLSRLLKKELGESFVACLTGLRVRKAVQLLNSTDLTILEIAEQVGYESQHYFSTAFKKMMGVSPNLYRKGGAFPNETGEDGRG; the protein is encoded by the coding sequence ATGAAACCGGCTCCATATCGGGTATTAATTGCAGACGACGAAACGATCATCCGGGAGGGCATCCGGGACTCCGTAGACTGGGAGAGTCTCGGCATGGAAGTCGCCGCGGAGGCGGAAGACGGGGAGGAGGCTTATGAGCGGGCGCTGGAGCTGAACGTGCAGATGGTGCTGGTGGACATGAATATGCCGTTTATGGACGGCATTACCCTGATGAAAAATCTGCGCACCCCGCTTCCCGACTGCCGTTTTGTCATCATTACGGGGCATGACGAATTTGCTTACGCCCAGGAAGCCATCCGTCTTGGGGTCGAGGATTACATTTTAAAGCCAGTGAATGGGGAGCAACTCCTTAAAGTGCTTGAGCGCATTCGGAATGAACTGGACCAGGTCCGGAAGCAAACGGAATATTTGAAGCAGGCCTCTGAACAAATCCGTAAAAATATTCCGCTGCTCCAAAGCCGGTTTGGCCAGGAGTGGATCAACGGAAGTTTGTCCGGCGAAGAAATTTCGGAGCAGCTCCAATTTCTTGGCCTTCCCGGTGAGGGGCCGGTTCAGCTGGGCGTGACCCGTTGGCCGGAACTGGCGGCCTCCCCGTCCATTCTAAGAGAAAGCGACCGGCAGCTGCTTCTGTTTGCGCTAGAAAACATCACGGCCGAACTCGCCTCATCCTGCCGGCATATGCTTTTTCGGGATTCCACGGGCATGCTGGTCACTTTATTCTGGGATCTTGTGAAGGAGGAGTTATCTCTGGAGGTCGAACGGGCAGCCCGGGACTATTTAAAAATTTCCGTGCACAGCCGGATCCTTCCTGTAACCGGGGATTTGACCTCCGTGAGGCAGGCGTACTGTGCGGCAAAGGACGCTGTTTCTCAAGAAGTTCACCTGTCGCCGCTCGTCCGGAGAGCCAAGCAGCAAATGCTGGAGGAATACGGGGATCCTGGGCTCACGCTGGAGTCTTTCGCGAACAGACTTCAGGTTTCATCCGTGTATCTAAGCCGGCTGCTCAAAAAAGAGCTCGGCGAATCGTTTGTGGCTTGCCTGACGGGTTTGCGGGTCCGGAAAGCAGTCCAGCTGCTGAATTCCACCGACTTGACGATTCTTGAAATTGCCGAGCAGGTAGGATACGAAAGCCAGCATTACTTCAGCACGGCCTTCAAAAAGATGATGGGCGTTTCCCCCAATTTATACCGGAAAGGCGGCGCTTTTCCAAACGAAACGGGCGAAGACGGCAGGGGATGA
- a CDS encoding GDSL-type esterase/lipase family protein → MRSSSRLWAAVGLVSGIVTLLLLCGFIYAVNDIANPASAPHFSSEPAKSSPGPSASAPPGQIGVVVIGDSLAKGTGDDEGKGFGQRAVERLQTQDPGREVKLLGNLGINGLLTTGLTDELKENGVQHMLKEANVILLSIGGNDLFQGAEAMENGGELPTAAELNTSIDKASVRFKSIVQQLNKISPGATLVYIGLYNPFSDLEEMRTIGNNGVTRWNTAAQAALNSYDGALLVPTYDLFAGNLAAYLSGDHFHPNSAGYEQIAERIAQSLK, encoded by the coding sequence ATGCGTTCATCTTCCAGGCTCTGGGCGGCGGTCGGTCTCGTTTCAGGGATCGTGACCCTGCTGCTGCTTTGCGGTTTTATATATGCGGTTAACGATATTGCCAATCCCGCTTCTGCACCGCACTTTTCGTCGGAACCGGCAAAAAGTTCTCCGGGTCCTTCGGCGTCCGCCCCTCCGGGGCAAATAGGGGTCGTCGTCATCGGCGATTCGCTGGCCAAAGGAACGGGGGATGACGAAGGGAAAGGTTTTGGACAGCGGGCGGTTGAAAGGCTTCAGACGCAGGATCCGGGCCGCGAGGTAAAGCTGCTTGGCAATTTGGGCATTAATGGGCTGCTCACCACCGGTTTAACGGATGAATTAAAGGAGAACGGCGTACAGCATATGCTGAAGGAAGCAAACGTCATTCTGCTGTCCATCGGAGGCAACGACTTGTTTCAGGGAGCCGAAGCTATGGAAAACGGAGGCGAGCTTCCTACGGCTGCGGAACTCAATACATCCATTGACAAAGCCTCGGTAAGGTTCAAGTCGATCGTTCAGCAGTTAAACAAGATCAGTCCCGGCGCCACGCTGGTTTACATCGGATTATATAACCCGTTCTCCGATCTGGAGGAGATGAGAACGATCGGGAACAACGGAGTTACGCGCTGGAATACGGCAGCGCAGGCAGCGCTAAACTCGTATGACGGAGCGCTTCTTGTTCCGACCTACGACCTGTTTGCCGGGAATCTGGCAGCGTATTTGTCCGGGGACCATTTTCACCCGAACAGCGCCGGTTACGAGCAGATCGCTGAGCGCATTGCGCAGAGTCTGAAGTGA